In a genomic window of Streptomyces sp. BHT-5-2:
- a CDS encoding phage tail protein has translation MPDQPFAVSSHFQLSIGMHALGSFTSCEGLGCAMDVEERVEGGTNGHVWQLPTRLRYTNVVLSRPLTQETVLVWAWLRAQVIEPVRLPGQLVALGPDRRPLVRWLLDGVLPVRWSGPTFDVDQSQPARETLEIAHDGFLGVTV, from the coding sequence ATGCCGGACCAGCCGTTCGCCGTCAGTTCCCACTTCCAGCTCTCCATCGGCATGCACGCCCTCGGCTCCTTCACGTCCTGCGAAGGGCTCGGCTGCGCCATGGACGTCGAGGAGCGCGTCGAGGGCGGGACGAACGGGCACGTGTGGCAGCTGCCGACACGGCTGCGCTACACGAACGTCGTGCTCAGCAGGCCGCTGACCCAGGAGACGGTGCTCGTCTGGGCGTGGCTGCGGGCGCAGGTCATCGAACCGGTGCGGCTGCCGGGGCAACTCGTCGCCCTCGGCCCGGACCGGCGGCCGCTGGTGCGGTGGCTGCTCGACGGTGTGCTGCCGGTGCGCTGGAGCGGACCGACGTTCGACGTGGACCAGTCGCAGCCGGCCCGGGAGACCTTGGAGATCGCCCACGACGGCTTC
- a CDS encoding DUF6760 family protein, whose product MTHPERRLREESAYIAYHFHWAYEDILALPHAERRAWVREIARINSSIGEGR is encoded by the coding sequence ATGACGCACCCGGAGCGCCGGCTCCGTGAGGAGAGCGCCTACATCGCCTACCACTTCCACTGGGCGTACGAGGACATCCTCGCCCTGCCGCACGCGGAGCGGCGTGCATGGGTGCGTGAGATCGCGCGGATCAACTCCTCGATCGGTGAAGGGCGGTGA